In Salinibaculum sp. SYNS191, the genomic window CAGCCGGTCGGTGTGCGCGCCGGCCGCCAGGAGCACGGCGTCGTAGCGGGACGTGCCATCGGGTGTCCTGACAGTCCGCGTGTCCGCGAGGTCAACCTCGGTGTGCGTCTCCACGGCGACCCCCGATTCCCCGGCGCGTTCGGCCATCGCCGCGACGTACGCGTCGGTGTCGACGTACCCGGCGTTGTGTGCGACAGCGCCCACCTGGAGGTGGTCGGTCCGGAGAGCGGGAAAGCGGTCGGCAATCCCCGTCGGCGCGAGCAGTTCCACGTCCCTGCCGCGCTCGCGCATCGCCGCCACCTGCTCGCGTATCGCCGCGGCGACGTGGTCGTCGCCCTCCCGCGCGACCCAGACGTAGGGACGCTCTATCAGGAGGTCCAGGTCCCGGAACGCGGCGAGCGAGCGGGCGGCCACGCGGGCATCGACCCGGTCGGCGTAGGCGTCGTAGCAGAGCCCCGCTGCGCGGCCGGTCGCGCCGCTGCCGAGGTCGTCGCGTTCGTACAGCGTCACCGAAGCCCCGCGGGCGGCCAGTTCAACAGCGGCCGTCAGTCCGACCGCGCCACCGCCGACGACTGCGACGGACGCGGGGCCGTCGCCGGCCATCAGTCGAGAAAGGGGTCCAGGCCGCGAGCGGGGTAGCCGACGACGCGGTCGACGCCGGCCTCGCGGAGGGCCTGGACGCGGGCGGCTACCTCGTCGACGCTCCCGTACAGCGCGAACTCCCGGCAGCCGTCGAGCAGAATCTCCCGTGCTTCACCGGTCGCGGTGCTGTCCGTGGCTGCGCCGGTAGGGAGTGCCGACCGGACGGCAGACCGCCGGGCGGCGTAGGCCCCGATTGCGTCGAGCACGGCGTCCTCGTTGCCCGTGAGGACCGTCGGCGCGTAGACGGCGACGTCGCCCGAGAAGCCTGCCGCACGCAGCCCCCGGATATCGTGTTCGGTCGCCCCCGTGAGCAGTTCGTACTGGGTGCCGCCGGCGGCCAGCGCGAGGCGCTCGACGCGCTCGGTCCCGACCCACGGGTCCGCGGCGCGACTGACGACCTCGCCGAGCCGGGGGGCGATTGCACGCGTCGTCTCGCGGGAGTCCAGATAGGCCGGGTTCCCGGCGACGACGACCAGCCCGACGGTGTCCGGGACCGCACGGAGCAGCGAGTCGTCACCCCGTGGGTCGTACCCGTCCGCGCGCACCGGCGCGGTCACCCGGACCTCGTGGTCGGCAGCCATCTCCCGCAGCGTCTCCGGGTCGGGCACGTGCTCGCGACCCTCGTAGTCGACCGTCAGCGTCGAGACGGAGAGTTCGGTGCCGCGGGCGACCTCCATCTCGGCCGGTTTGAGTGCGACGGCGTCGATGCCGGCCTCGGCCAGCGTCGCGCCGGTGAGTGCGGTCATCTGTGTTGTCCACACTGTGGCGCCGGCGCGCAAAGTCCTGTCGCTTGCGGGCCCGGTCTCCGCGTGACGACACCTTTAGAGCCCGGCCGCTGAAACGGGGCCGGTATGAGTGAAGTCACGACGGCGCTTCGACTGCTCGGCGGTGTCGTCCTCCTGCTCGCCAACGGCTTCTTCGTGACGACGGAGTTCGCCCTGACCCGCGTCCGCCAGTTCCCCCGGTCGGAGTTCCAGACCGGGGGCCTCGAACGCGCCTGGGAGATGACCGAGCGCCTGGAGATATACCTCTCCGGCTGTCAGCTCGGCATCACGGTCTCCAGCGTCGGGCTGGGCGTCGTCGCCGAACCCGCCGTCGCAGCAGTCCTGAACCCCGTGCTGCAGGCCGTCGGTGCCGTCCCGTCGGGCGTCGAGCACGCCGCGCTCTCGGTCGTCGTCGCGCTGGGCATCATCAACCTCCTGCACGTCGTCGTCGGGGAGCAGGCACCGACCTACCTCGGCATCGAGCGCACGAAGTTCGTCGCCCGCTACGGCGGCCCGCTGCTGTACTGGTGGACGAAGCTCATGTCCCCGGTCATCATCCTGGCCGACCGCGTCGCCAAGGGGCTGCTCGGGGCGTTCGGCGTCGAGATAACCCGCTCGTGGGCGGAGGCAGAAGCGGAGGGCGACGAACCCGACCCGGGCTCTCGCGGTGAACTCCGGCGGACGATGGGCGAGACGCTCAGCAACGCCGGCCTCCCCGAGGAGCGCCGCGAGGAGGTGATGAACGCCCTCGAAATCGGCGACACGACCGTCGACGAGATAATGGTCGGCCGCGACGAGATCGTCGCGCTCTCCTCGACCGACGACTGGGAGACGAACCTCGACACCATCAGCCAGTCCCCCCACACGCGGTTCCCGCTGGTCGACGGCGACCACGACTCCTTCGATGGCGTCGTCTACGCGCCCTTGCTGTTGCGCCGGCTCCGAAACGGGGAGAACCCGATAGACGTGGACAGCGTCGCGCAGCCGCCGATGGAAGTCAGCCCCGACACGGTCGTCAGCGACCTCATCGACCAGTTCCAGTCGGAGAACCAGGAACTTGCGCTGGTCGTCGACGGGGGCCGGACAGTGGGGCTGGTGACAGCCACCGACGCATTCGAGGAGATAACCGGCGAGTTGCAGGACCCGCTCGACCACCAGTTCGACCTGGACTCCGACCGGACCTGACTACACCGGGAAGTCCGCGTCGGGGTCGACGACGCGGTCGACCTCCGGCGGCATCACCCAGTCGGTGGCGAGTTCCAGAAACTGTACGAGCATCCGCGCCGTCGCACCCCAGACGGTGTAGCCGTCGACGTAGAAGAAGTGCAGGCGGATGTCGCCGTAGTAGGGGTGGTCCCGGCGCTCGCTCTCGTAGTTGTCGAGGTCACAGAGGTCGGCGAGGGACAGGACGGCTATCTCGGCGACCTCCTCGTCAGACGGCTCGTACTGACGGTCCGGAACGGTCGCGACGAAGGGGCGGACGGAGTACTCCGTTATCGTCCTGATGTCGTCGAGGCGGCCGACGAAGTCGACCTCCGGACGCTGTAAGCCGATTTCCTCGTCGGCCTCGCGCAGCGCCGTGTCCCTGAGGTCGGCGTCCTCGGGTTCCCGCCCGCCGCCGGGAAAGCTCATCTGCCCGGGGTGGTCCGGGAGGTGGTCGGCGCGTTTCGTGAACAGCACAGAGGGGTCCCCGGGTCGCTCGACGACCGGCGCGATGACGGCGGCCTCCCGCTCCTGGTCGGAGACGACGGCCGGCTCGTAGTTCCGTATCCCCTCCAGATTCATACACTGAACGATGGGCCGCAGGTTGTTATACTGTCGGATACTGGCAGCGGACCGGCGCTGTCTGTCACTCCGTCGCGTCGTCCAGCCGTTCGCGCGCCGTCGAGAGGTCGACCGACCCCCACGCCTCCAGTTCGTAGCTCACGTCCAGCAGCGACGCGATGCGGGCCACGTCGTCCTCGTCGACGGCCGTCGCCGCCTCCCGCTGGAAGCGCCGCTGTGCCGCCTCTGCCGCGGCCTCGCTGTCGACGGGACGCTCGGCCACGTCCATGATGTGTGGCAGGTCGGTCGCCCCCGGCGGCAGTTCCGGGAACGCGACTGGACCGGGGACCAGCAACGGGTCCGTCACGTCCGCACCGGTCCCGTCCGGGTCGACAGCGACCAGGTGATAGCTGGCGAGTGCCGCGTCGATATCGTCGGCGAAGACCGCCGGGTCGACGTCCTCGCCGCTCTTGAAGGCGAGTTCGGCCAGTCCCCGACCGAGTTCTGCACGTGTCAGCCCGCCGAACAGGTCCGCCACGCCGGCGAGTTCGTCTGCGGTCAGGTCCATGGAGGATGCGCGAACGCCGCCGCCTTTAGCGTGCCGGCTGTTCGGACCCGTCAGGTGGCGTCCGCGATGGCCGCCGCGGAGAGCGAGCGGACGGCCTCGGCCTCCAGCGACGTCTCCCGCCAGGCCGGGAGTCTGCGGTCGGTCGCCGGTTCCCTGACCGCCGCGGCGTAGGTGTCGACCTGCTCGCGCTCGGCCGCTTCGTCGTACTCCAGCCCGTTGAACGCGGCGTCGGTCGCGTACTGCTCGACGAGCCGGTTGGCGTGCTCGCGGTACCGGTCCGGCAGCGTCCCGTAGTCCGGCGAGACGCCGGCGTCCGAAAGCGACTGGAACAGTGCTGCGCCGACCTCCCGGCACATGTCGCCCAGCCCCGAAGGGCCGCCGACCGAGCGGTGGTCGTGCTCGTGGAGGCCGAGGTCGACCTGGGCCGACCCCTCGAAGCCGGCGTGCTGGAAGGCGTCGCCGAGGGTCCCGACCTCCAGACCCCAGCCCCGCTGGACGCGCAGGCGCTCGACGAGGTCGCCGGTCGCGGCGAACTCCCCCGCGAGGCCGTACCGGAACGCGTCGAAGTACTGGACGACCGGCGCGTCGTGGGCGCTGGCGAGTGCACGGACCAGCGGCGCGTAGAACAGTCTGAACAGGCGGCCGTAGAGGCGGCCGTTCTCGACGCGGGCGTAGTACCCCTTCGAGAACTCGTGGCCGTTCGCGAGCGGAAAGAGCAGCCGGTTGACGTGGGCGGCGGTGTAGGTCTTCGCGTCGGCGTCGTGACAGACGACGTACTCGGAGTCGGCCGCCACGCCGAGCGCGAGCCAGACGTCGCGCCCTTTCCCGCTCTCGCCGTCGAGTCCCCGCTCGCGGAGGTGCGTCTCGACGCGGGGCGCGGAACACCAGAGCACCTCCGCCGTCAGGTCGAACCCGTCGACCCACGAGACGACTGCGCCGACCTCGTCCTCGGCGGCCCGGAGGGCGACGATGACCCGGCGGGGGTCGACACGCTCCAGTTCGGTCAGGACGCGCTCGGCGGCCAGGCTGGCGTGGTCGCGTTCGGTCATCGGAACGATGACTGTCGCCCGCTCGGTCGGTGCCGGCGGGTCGGCACCGTGGAAGTCGTGCAGCGTCGTGACACGCTCCTGGACGTACTCCATCGACTACCAGTTGGCTCGAACGGCGAAAAACCCGGCGGTCCCCGCCGGGGAGCTTTTGCCAGTTGGTGTCATATCGCTTCGTATGGACTCAGTCAGAAAGGGACTCAGGTCGGGGGACCTCGAGAAGGACACCTACGAGCGGCTGGCGTGTGCCGCCTGCGGCGAGGAGCTCGCGACGCAGAACGACCCGGACGTCGTCGGCAAGCTGCGCGTCTGCCCGGAGTGTGGGTCCGAGTGGAAACAGGTCGGGTAACTCACTCGAAGACCGCGTCGAACGCCCCCGCACCCAGCGGTTCGTAGGTCCCCGCCGCGACGTTCTCCGCGACGTGAGTCGGCGAGCCCATCCCAACGAGCGACGAGGTGACGCCGGGAGCGCTCCGCGCGAAGTTGATGGCACGCTGGGCCCGAGTCTCGCCCTCCAGTTCCGCGGCGACGCCCTCCGGCATCTCGCTCGCGAGCCGCCCCTGCATGATGCTGGCGCTCGTGAAGACGTCCAGTCCCGCGTCGTTGGCGAACCACAGCGCGCTCTTTGCACCGTCCGGCGTGTCGTGTGACGCGACGGTGAACGCGTCGGCCATGAAGACGTTGAAGGGGAGCTGTATCGCCCGGAGGTGCGTCGCCGCGTTGCCCGCCGCGTCGGCCGCCGCCCGCGCACGCTCGACGACTTCGCCGAGCGCGAGGTACTGGTCGTCGTCCTGCCGGACGCGGAAGGCCTCCCACGTCGCCACGCCGTAGTGGCGGATGTCGCCCGCCGCCGCGCGCTCCTCCAGGCGCTCGAAGGTCGCCTCCAGCGTGTCGTATACCTCGTCGACGCTCCGCTCGGCCAGTTGCGTCTCGGGGTTGTGGACGTAGTAGAGGTCGATGGTGTCGAGGTCCAGGTTCGACAGCGAGCGGTCGAGCTGGTCGTCGATGTACGCCGGGGCGATGCAGTGCTGGCCCCGCATCAGGTCGGCGGGAGCCACGAGTCCGGTGTCGACGAACTCCTCGCGGATGTACCGGCCCGGGTCCTCCGGGCGCTCGCCGTCGAAGGGGACGAAGCCGCCTTTCGTCGCGACGAGGACGGCCTCGCGGTCGACGTCGGCGTCGGCGAGCGCCCGCCCGACGACGCGCTCGCTGCGCTGGCACCGGTAGTTGATGGCCGTGTCGACGACGTTGACGCCGGATTCGACGGCCGCGACGATGGCGTCGCGGTAGTCGTCGTCGGCCGCGTCCGTCGGGTCACCGAGGTAGGTTCCCACTCCGATGCTGGAGACGACGCAGTCGCCGAAGGCCCGGAAGTAGGTGCGGGCGAAGTCGTCGGTGAAGCGGTCTCTGTAGTCCCAGGTCGCCGCGCGGGTTGCCATACTCCCGGTTGGACTCGCCGACGGAAAACAGCGCCGCACGCGGGTCAGCGGTCGCCGGCCAGCGTCTCGAACAGCCGGTCGGTGAACTCCTCGCGCGACAGCCCCTGGCTGGGGCCGATACCCTCCATGTGTTCGATGGAGAGCTGGCCGCCGCCCATCCGGGCGTGACCGCCAGCGCCGGCCATCGGGACGTCCTCGACGACGGCCCGGAGCGACTTGCCCATGTGGACCCGGTCGTCGCGCGAGCGTCCGGAGAGGTGTATCGTCCCGTCCTTGTCCCCGAAGACGACGACGGCTGTGACCCCTTCCAGCCGGAGGAGTTCGTCGGCCGCCTGCGGAATCGCGTCGACGTTGGAGACGGTGCCCACGTCGCTGACCGCGAAGGCGTTGCGGACGTCGCGGCTGGTGATGGCCGTCGCCTTGATGTCCAGAACCTCCGCGTCGACCTCGGGATTGGCGATGCGGTCGAGCCTGTCCTCGTCGACGCCGGGGTAGAGGAAGGCGGAGGCCTCGAACTCCGCCGAGGAACAGCCCTTCGTCAGCGACTTCGTGTCGGACTGGATGCCGTAGAGCAGCCCCGTCGCGACGCGGGGGTCGATGACGTCCTCGGTGTCCTCGACCGTCGCCAGTTCCTCCGGGTCGATAGGCTTCAGTCCCATCTCCTCGAAGTACTCCGCGAAGATGCTGGCGCAGGCGCCGTTGTCCGTCCGGACGTCGGTGAAGGCCGACCCCTCGCCGCCGCCCGGATGGTGGTCGACGACGGCGAAGGGGTCGACGCCCTCGGCTCCCGAGAATCCGCGGGGCTCGTTGTGGTCGACGAGGACGACCGGGACGTCCGGGAGGTCGGCGGAGGACTCCACCCGGTCGAAATCCAGGTCGAGCACGGTCTCGAAGGCGCGGTTCTCCTGGTGTCGAATCTGGCCGGGGTAGTGGAGCGAGGCCTCGGTGTCGGTGTAGTCGGCGATGGCCCCCACGGCGAGGGCGGCCGACATCGCGTCCGGGTCGGGGTTGGGGTGCATGAGGACGGCCACCCTGTCGTGGCGGCCGAGCAGGCGGGCGAAGCGCTGGCCACCCGTCTGGGTGAACCGGCGGAACCCGAAGAAGAGGACCACGAGAAGGACGACGACGGCCACCGCAATCGCGGCTGCGACGAGCGGGTTGTCGCCGACGTACGACGTGACGCCATCGAGCTGTAGTGGCACGGCGCCAGCGTCGGCACAGTACATTACACCCTACCGCTCGACGCCGAGACAAAAATACGTTCCCCTCCGGTTCTGAAGAAAACAACCGGACGGAAACACCGCTCAGCCGTCGGTTCTGTCCAGATAGTCCGCGATGGCCGCGGCGTACCCCTCGCGGTAGGTCGGGAAGGCAAAGTCGTAGCCCAGCGACCGGAGTTTGTCGTTCGAACACCGCTTGCTCGTCCGGAGTCGCCGTCTGGCTGCCGCCGAGAGGTCGTCGTCCGCCAGTCGCTGCTCGACCGTTCGCTTCGGCGGGGCCTCGACGCCGCATTGCTCGGCCAGCCAGTCGGCGAACGCCCACTTCGAGACCGGTTGGTCGTCGACCACGAGCACCGTCTCGCCGCGGGCGTGGTCGCCGACGAGCAGGTGACGGACCGCACCCGCCGCGTCGTCCCGGTGGACCATGTTCAGGTACCCCTCCGTCACCGGTCCCTCGACGTACCGCTCCAGGCGATAGCGGTCGGGGCCGTACAGCCCGGCGAAGCGCGCCACGGTGCCGTCGATGCCGTGTTCCGCCGGACGCTCGAGTGCGACCCGTTCGGCCGTCGCGAGCACTTTGGTCTTGTCGGTCTGTGGGTCCAGCGGCGTCGCCTCGTCCACCCAGTCGCCGCCGTGGTCGCCGTAGACGCCGGTGCTCGACGTGTAGCAGTACCGCTCGGGCGCGTCGTCGCGGCCACAGAAGTGGTCGATAGCCGCCTCCTGGCCCGTGACGTAGACCTCGCGGGCGGCGTCGGCCCCGCGACCGCCGGAACTGGCCGCGAAGACGACGGCGTCGACGTCGGGAACCGCCGCCAGCGTCGACGGGTCCGTCAGGTCCGCGCGAACGGCGTCGAAGCCCGCCGCCTCGATGGCCGCCAGCCCCGCGTCGGACCGTCGAACGCCGACCACCTCGTGGTCCGGAGCGAGTTGTCGCCCCAGTTCGAGGCCGACGTAGCCACAGCCGAGGATTGCGACCCGCATCGTCACCGCTTGCGCGCCTCGATGGTCGAGTGGAGGCGCGCGTACTCGTCGAGCGTCATCGGATACCGGCCCTCTATCTTCTGCTGTATCTCCTTCGGTTCGAGCGCGTCGTTGACCTCCGACGCGAGCGCCTCGACGTCGAGGACGGCAGTCGTCATCCCCATCAGGAGGATGTCACGCGCCTCCACCGCGACGGTGTCCGCGTCCGGACGGTCCTCGTCCGTCGCGAGGATGGCGGCGGCCTCCGTGAGCGAGAGGTCCGGTGACTCCCCGGCGACGAGCGCGTCGAGCGTCTCCGCGTCCACTCCCGAACGGTCGGCGACTGTCTCCCTGCCGACAGCGTCTATCGTCGCCACGAGCACGTCGTCGTACGCAGCGCGCAGCGCGTCGGCGTCCTGTTCACCCGCCGACTCG contains:
- a CDS encoding aldo/keto reductase; translation: MATRAATWDYRDRFTDDFARTYFRAFGDCVVSSIGVGTYLGDPTDAADDDYRDAIVAAVESGVNVVDTAINYRCQRSERVVGRALADADVDREAVLVATKGGFVPFDGERPEDPGRYIREEFVDTGLVAPADLMRGQHCIAPAYIDDQLDRSLSNLDLDTIDLYYVHNPETQLAERSVDEVYDTLEATFERLEERAAAGDIRHYGVATWEAFRVRQDDDQYLALGEVVERARAAADAAGNAATHLRAIQLPFNVFMADAFTVASHDTPDGAKSALWFANDAGLDVFTSASIMQGRLASEMPEGVAAELEGETRAQRAINFARSAPGVTSSLVGMGSPTHVAENVAAGTYEPLGAGAFDAVFE
- a CDS encoding DUF7388 family protein; translation: MTALTGATLAEAGIDAVALKPAEMEVARGTELSVSTLTVDYEGREHVPDPETLREMAADHEVRVTAPVRADGYDPRGDDSLLRAVPDTVGLVVVAGNPAYLDSRETTRAIAPRLGEVVSRAADPWVGTERVERLALAAGGTQYELLTGATEHDIRGLRAAGFSGDVAVYAPTVLTGNEDAVLDAIGAYAARRSAVRSALPTGAATDSTATGEAREILLDGCREFALYGSVDEVAARVQALREAGVDRVVGYPARGLDPFLD
- a CDS encoding NUDIX hydrolase, which encodes MNLEGIRNYEPAVVSDQEREAAVIAPVVERPGDPSVLFTKRADHLPDHPGQMSFPGGGREPEDADLRDTALREADEEIGLQRPEVDFVGRLDDIRTITEYSVRPFVATVPDRQYEPSDEEVAEIAVLSLADLCDLDNYESERRDHPYYGDIRLHFFYVDGYTVWGATARMLVQFLELATDWVMPPEVDRVVDPDADFPV
- a CDS encoding NAD(P)/FAD-dependent oxidoreductase codes for the protein MAGDGPASVAVVGGGAVGLTAAVELAARGASVTLYERDDLGSGATGRAAGLCYDAYADRVDARVAARSLAAFRDLDLLIERPYVWVAREGDDHVAAAIREQVAAMRERGRDVELLAPTGIADRFPALRTDHLQVGAVAHNAGYVDTDAYVAAMAERAGESGVAVETHTEVDLADTRTVRTPDGTSRYDAVLLAAGAHTDRLAASADCSLALGRYRAQALVTEAVDVSPPLLYDASERFYARPEGDGLLVGDGAHAYAGDPDAADRRADDSFVADSLARVETAFGVSPAAVRSWAGLCTATPDRDPLVGAAAPGLFVATGWHGHGFMRAPALGRTVAEQILGGEGIDHFDPCRFDGDERVDLPAGIVD
- a CDS encoding hemolysin family protein, whose product is MSEVTTALRLLGGVVLLLANGFFVTTEFALTRVRQFPRSEFQTGGLERAWEMTERLEIYLSGCQLGITVSSVGLGVVAEPAVAAVLNPVLQAVGAVPSGVEHAALSVVVALGIINLLHVVVGEQAPTYLGIERTKFVARYGGPLLYWWTKLMSPVIILADRVAKGLLGAFGVEITRSWAEAEAEGDEPDPGSRGELRRTMGETLSNAGLPEERREEVMNALEIGDTTVDEIMVGRDEIVALSSTDDWETNLDTISQSPHTRFPLVDGDHDSFDGVVYAPLLLRRLRNGENPIDVDSVAQPPMEVSPDTVVSDLIDQFQSENQELALVVDGGRTVGLVTATDAFEEITGELQDPLDHQFDLDSDRT
- a CDS encoding DHH family phosphoesterase, which gives rise to MYCADAGAVPLQLDGVTSYVGDNPLVAAAIAVAVVVLLVVLFFGFRRFTQTGGQRFARLLGRHDRVAVLMHPNPDPDAMSAALAVGAIADYTDTEASLHYPGQIRHQENRAFETVLDLDFDRVESSADLPDVPVVLVDHNEPRGFSGAEGVDPFAVVDHHPGGGEGSAFTDVRTDNGACASIFAEYFEEMGLKPIDPEELATVEDTEDVIDPRVATGLLYGIQSDTKSLTKGCSSAEFEASAFLYPGVDEDRLDRIANPEVDAEVLDIKATAITSRDVRNAFAVSDVGTVSNVDAIPQAADELLRLEGVTAVVVFGDKDGTIHLSGRSRDDRVHMGKSLRAVVEDVPMAGAGGHARMGGGQLSIEHMEGIGPSQGLSREEFTDRLFETLAGDR
- a CDS encoding DUF7109 family protein — protein: MDLTADELAGVADLFGGLTRAELGRGLAELAFKSGEDVDPAVFADDIDAALASYHLVAVDPDGTGADVTDPLLVPGPVAFPELPPGATDLPHIMDVAERPVDSEAAAEAAQRRFQREAATAVDEDDVARIASLLDVSYELEAWGSVDLSTARERLDDATE
- a CDS encoding DUF5791 family protein encodes the protein MLRGEFESAGEQDADALRAAYDDVLVATIDAVGRETVADRSGVDAETLDALVAGESPDLSLTEAAAILATDEDRPDADTVAVEARDILLMGMTTAVLDVEALASEVNDALEPKEIQQKIEGRYPMTLDEYARLHSTIEARKR
- a CDS encoding SDR family oxidoreductase; the encoded protein is MRVAILGCGYVGLELGRQLAPDHEVVGVRRSDAGLAAIEAAGFDAVRADLTDPSTLAAVPDVDAVVFAASSGGRGADAAREVYVTGQEAAIDHFCGRDDAPERYCYTSSTGVYGDHGGDWVDEATPLDPQTDKTKVLATAERVALERPAEHGIDGTVARFAGLYGPDRYRLERYVEGPVTEGYLNMVHRDDAAGAVRHLLVGDHARGETVLVVDDQPVSKWAFADWLAEQCGVEAPPKRTVEQRLADDDLSAAARRRLRTSKRCSNDKLRSLGYDFAFPTYREGYAAAIADYLDRTDG
- a CDS encoding HVO_0758 family zinc finger protein, producing the protein MDSVRKGLRSGDLEKDTYERLACAACGEELATQNDPDVVGKLRVCPECGSEWKQVG
- a CDS encoding glycosyl transferase family 2; the encoded protein is MEYVQERVTTLHDFHGADPPAPTERATVIVPMTERDHASLAAERVLTELERVDPRRVIVALRAAEDEVGAVVSWVDGFDLTAEVLWCSAPRVETHLRERGLDGESGKGRDVWLALGVAADSEYVVCHDADAKTYTAAHVNRLLFPLANGHEFSKGYYARVENGRLYGRLFRLFYAPLVRALASAHDAPVVQYFDAFRYGLAGEFAATGDLVERLRVQRGWGLEVGTLGDAFQHAGFEGSAQVDLGLHEHDHRSVGGPSGLGDMCREVGAALFQSLSDAGVSPDYGTLPDRYREHANRLVEQYATDAAFNGLEYDEAAEREQVDTYAAAVREPATDRRLPAWRETSLEAEAVRSLSAAAIADAT